The region CGCCTGCTGCAACAGCCAACCAGCACATGTTTCCGTCTCCTCCCGAGGATCCGCTGGGGTGGAAAGTTTTAGCAGTTTGGAGCCAGGCCCTAGAAACGAACCAGTACAGCAGCGCAGAGATAATGTGGGACGTTCAACTGGtctaaaataaaaggaaacacgAGTGTCGAAGATTAGACCTGGTGACAGAAAGGAAAAGTTTAGCAAGCAGGTGACTCACCAAAGATGTCAGACAGTTGGCGCCCCTCCCATAAACTCAGGAAAAGACTACTTCTCCTTTCCTAAAGTAATGAAAATCGCCGTTATTTGCTTGACGCTCTGCATGCTGATTAAAGGCGGTTGGGAATGTGCAGTTTCAAAGATCCTCGGGATTTGGAGACGTGCTCTGAAGCAGAATGCACATGTTTAGCTTCTATGCAACCGTACGTTGTGTGTTGAAGGTCCTGAAGAGAGAGGGGACCGTGGTCCCAGCGCCCAACTTCAGTGCCAGTGGTGATGCTGCAGTCCTGGACAAGGCCATTAAAGTGAAAGGTGAGGCTGCAGATGCAACTCTTGAGCATGTTGGAACATGATTTAGCTTCTTCTGACACTTTTGGACTCAACCTTGCTCAGAACTACTGCTGCAGCTCACGTAAACACAGTTCCAGATGGACCTTATTCACTGAAATATCATCGCTATTAAAGCACAACCATCACTGATGCAGAAAAGTAACATTTTATTCAACAACAAACGTCATGGTGCCACAGAAAATAGACCTCAGGGGGAAATCTTCATTTCCAACCTGTCTTTTCCAAGGTGTGGATGAGAAAACTATCATTGACATTCTGGTGAAAAGGAGCAACGAGCAGCGTCAGCAGATTAAAGAGGCCTATCAACAGTCCAGCGGGAAGGTGAGATGAATGACCTTGGACACACCCGAGGGCAGCGTTTCCTCAAATTGTGCTTCAACTCATTGTAGCCTCTGGAAGCGGCGCTAAAGAACGCCCTGAAGGGAGATCTGGAGGATGTGGTGCTGGCGCTGTTGAAAACTCCGGCCCAGTATGATGCCCAGCAGCTCAAACTGGCCATGAAGgtacacacaaacgcacacagtGTTGCTACATAGACTACGACCACACATATTCTATACATACAGGGGTGGAAACCGTTTGGGGACAGGATTAGAGCTCTACTGCTAATACAAGCGCCACTAAAATCCTCATTTGATGATGTGatcatttcctttttgtccAGTTTTGAACACATCCACATGTCATGTGCTGACTTTGACAGCTGTCTAAAAATGTAGTTTTCAGCCGCGCATTTGGAGGCACCAAATTACTTTTCCAGGAATATTCAATAATCAAATTTGACATTGTGTTAAACGGGTTTTCCATCACTGTATGAAGACGGTGGGCGGGCTCGCGACGTTTTTATGGAAAATAGGCCGCTTTGGAAACCGGAAACAGTCCTGACTCACGATCTGTGGGCACGTGACCGGCAGCGGAAGTCTTCCGCTTTGCTCTGCGGAGGAATACTGCCGTCACGGAGCAGGCCGGCGGAGCAGCAGCGGATTGATTCGCTGACAACAGGCGGAAACGCGGCTGGCAGCTAAGCTACAAGCTAACCCTACAAAACGCCGCTTTCCGCCATCTTCGTTTCTCGGGGAAATTAACATTCAACTGGAATTAATATCAGACGTATTTCCGACAGGGATGGCTCTAATAACGCTGTTAGGTGCTCGCGCTACAGGGGCCGCGCACTCACAAGTAGCGGGATCTTGTGGGCGTGGTTTGTGTCCTACGTCATCAAGGCGAAGGTTGTGTCGGGTCAAAGTTCACCAGCCGATGTCATTACATTATATTATCATCTACAACCATTAACCACTGGGGGTGGCAATATTGGATCAATATCTGAAGACAACATATGAAATTACCTGAACTAGTGCTAAAGAATTTATAGCTTCAGatttttaaaacagatttttctaAATTCCCTCGGTGCAATTTGGCTGATATTTCACCAGAAATGTTGTTGTCTGTGAGGTTCTATTCTAAGATAAAGCAGGAAATGGTCCCCTCACTCGTGGGGAGAGAGAGTCTGAGTAAACATCATCCTTCAGGAATGCTGAACATTTATCAGTCTGACAGTTTGGGAATAGAACTGTtcccattttttaaataatgtcaACAGTGACTCCCACCTGAGAAATACAGTAGAAATGCGGTGCCGGTTTGGCCTGAGGGGACTGGAGGCCCTTCAGCACTGTTTAGAGTGCCAAACTGGGTCGTGCTGAAGTCTAAAAACACTGAGCTTTCTCTTGTCTCTGCAGTTGCTTCTGTACATTACTGTATAAATAAACTATTGCGTGTACAAATATATACATTAAATGTCAGCACTGCTccatttttctgtgtgtatttcttgTGATCTTAAATGATAATAAAGTGTGCCTAATATTCAAGCAACCTGTGGTTTGTTTGACGTTAGTTATGTGATCTTGTGGTTGACATAGTTGTGATACCCAGGACTGTAAATGTCCTTTAACCTCAGGGGATGGGTGTGAACCATCAGTGATTGTCCTCTGGGTCCCTCTGTGTTTCTCAGGGTATAGGTACAGATGAGGACACCTTGATTGAGATCCTGGCttccagaaacaacagagagCTCCTGGATATCAAGAAAGCCTACAAGGAAGGTTCCGTACCACCAGTCTGCCGTCGTTCAGCTCGTGCTTGTCATAGGCTCATGAGCTGCTTTTTGTGATGCTAATGTTGTCATTTTCCTCTCCAAGAATACAAGAAGGACCTGGAGGACGACGTCAGGTCGGACACCAGTGGAGATTTCAGGGCTGTTCTCCTGGAAATTCTGAAGGTCAATGTCGCCCTACGTTTGTCTCATAGTGGATTTTGCATGTTGACCCTCTGCGGCAGCATCTGCCGGTGCCTGGCTGCTATTCCAGATTCATTCGTTTATGATCGTCTGTCTGTGTTCAGTACCGACctccttgtgtttgtgttgctcacAGGCCAGCAGGACAGAGGTGGTGTGTGACCAGCTGATTGACAGCGATGCCAGGGCTCTGTACGAGGCTGGCGAGGGCAGGAAGGGCAAGGACTGCGCCACCTTCATCGAGATCCTCGCTACCAGGAGCTTCCCTCACCTCCGCCAAGGTTTGCTTGATCCCTCCCCTGCTCAGCAGCCTCTCCTGCTGTCTTCAGCCACACGTGACTCCTGGTCCTCTGTCAGTATTTGATAGATACTCCAAGTACAGCAAAGTAGACGTGGCCAAAGCCATTGACCTGGAGATGAAGGGAGATATCGAAAGCTGTCTCACAGCAATAGGTAAAACCCCGAAAACTCCCGTTTGGTTTCTTTCAGTTTGAAGAAatgctgttttattcttttattctccACTTTTCTCCCCCACATAGTAAAGTGCACTGGAAGCAGACCCGCGTTCTTTGCCGAGAAGCTTAACGCATCCATGAAGGTAAAGCAGACTGCTGATGCAGCCGCCTTTATGCACGGTTTTCCCCCGTCTGACCCGTTTTGCTCATTTAAAGGGCAAAGGGACGCGTAAAAACATTCTGACCCGCATCATGGTGAGCCGCTCTGAAATTGACATGAAACAAATCAAAGAAGAATACAAGAAAAACTATGGAAAATCCCTCTATATGGATATTCTGGTGAGTGAACGTCTCGGCACCGTCCACTTCAGATCCATCATTGAAACGGTCACTCACGTCTTCGTGGCATTTTTAACCTTCAGGACGACACGAAAGGAGACTATGAGAAGATTCTTCTTGCTCTCTGTGGAGACAGCTAAGAGAGATGAAGGCTCATTTGACTGAAGGTCCAACGGTGGAAATGTGTTCACATTTTAATGATGAAATTGAAGATACCGTAACAGCATTTTATCAACATCAGTGTATAATGTGATGTTCACGCACcctctgcaggttttttttcttctatctTGCTTCTGATTTGACTTCAGCATAGCCGCCGCTAACGTGACACCATTAGCATGCGGAGAAAATGATCCCAGTGCAGCTTTTAAAGGATTTACGCAACCGTGCCCAATATGTTCTATAGCAGGAGCTGAACCTTGATGCAGCTTGGACATCTTGCAATTAAAAACTTTTTATGAAGGCTCATGTCAGGGCTCGTGGATTCTTTTTCATGTGTTGGCAGTATTGAAGCATTAGCCTGTAATTTGCACACGCGGTGGCCAGAAAAGGTAGGTTAACCTTTCATAAAGTAACTGAGATCTGATTCTCATCTATGTCAAAGGTTTTAACAAATATAATAGGCCTAAAATAGAGACACAAGTGTTCTAATACTTCATGTCTTCAGTGAGAAACCACAAAAACAGCGAGATGAGTGTGTGAACCCTTGGAATGTTTTGTCTTGGCGAAATGTTCTGCACATTCCTGGCAGAAGAGTTATAGGTCTGTCCTGTCTTTGGACGCCTGGTCTGAAGCTGCTTTAAGCTACTTTCACAGCATCTCTGCCGGGTGGAGCTCTGAGCTCTGGCTTGGCCTTTTCTTGAAACTCCAGATGTCCCAGCATCAAATCGCTCTTTTGAGGTCATTAACTCAAGGCTTCCAGGGCTTTGGTCATGAACATTAAAAGTTTGTGGTTCTCACTCAAGTCATCAAAACTATGAATGATCACTGTTACATCCCCTTGAAACAAACTGGcttaaaaaacaaccaaaaaaagagaagagttCTCACCCAGGTTGGTCCACAACAAGGGTCATGCCCCTCGCACCAAGGAAACCCACCGAACCACAAACTCCAAACAAAAGTGAATAAAGCTACAGAGGAGACCAGGCATCCATGGCAGGTGGAGCTCAGGTGCTGGACTGCTCTCCAGACCGATGGGAAAAGCCAAATATCTGGAAATGTACAATATCCAGATTACATTTCTCTTTTGTAAAACATCAGTAAAATTCTATTTACCTCAGTTATTTAAAATGGATAATTGATCATTGTGTTGTGACAATATTCCACTGTTAtgtctttacatttttattgtaatatGAACTCTTTATAGCTGCGATCAACGCGCgcagattaaataaataatataatataaaactaaTAATGTTTTTAGGTTTGAAACAAAGTGAGTGCAAAGCTGTTGGAAAGTCATCTGTGTGTTTGAATCGTTCTCTTTGATCAGAAGGGAATTAAATGCTGTTCCCTCGTCCGGAGGCAGCGGCAGCAAGCTTTTCTTTCCTTGTGGAGCTGCAACAGAGATGGATCGAGAGGATCCAGAGGAGGATCGAGACGAGGATCCAGAAGAGGATCCCATCCCGCTCCGTGGGCCTGCAGCCCCCTCTACTCTCGCGAGAAGTCACGATGTTTCCGGTGTTGTGTTGTTCCTGGAAACATGGCGGCCAACATACGCGGCCGTCCTATCCGGAGTCTTCGGATGCGAGGTAAGCCTGTAAAACTCGATTCCGAAATAACTATACGAGCGCTGCGCTTCATAAATAAAGTCGGTCCGGCACGGAATAACCCCGGTACGGCCCCTCAtcatgtgtgctgtgtgtggCAGGTCGGAATGACAGCGGGGAAGAGAACGTACCGCTGGATCTGACCAGAGGTAAGCAGAGGCTTCTTCACATCACCCTGAAAGCGATTATTGTTCAAAATGGATGTGGAGCCTTTCTACCAGCGGTAGCTTCCAGAAGTCAACTTCCTGTTGGTCGGCGCTGCTTTTCTACCACGACCCTTGTCATTTCCACCATGTTTTCGATCCATTTTCGCCCAATAACATTGTTTGTGATATCACGGTAACTGGCAGGCGCAAGCTAACTAACTAGCTGGGGTAGTGTTAGCTAGCTGCCGCGGCTAACCAGCCGTGGCGACGCGGCGTTATTTTGGTGGTTGGGAGCTGGCTGCACCCGTCTTTAGCAAAGCACAAATCTTGAAAGTTCTAGTCATGCACGCCGTTGGTTGCATGAGAAATGGACTTTGGAAGGTGTTCCCGGGGGAGGTCTGGTCAGCATCGAGCACGCAGGGCAGGCTCGGTCAGGGCTGCGTCCCCCTCATGTGTTCGGATGGACCCGGTCTTCTTCCACAGCCCCTTTTCGTTGGGGGTTCAGACACCCGCTTATTGCATCCACAGAGGTGAATTCCATAGCAAAGGAACGTTTACGGCCAAAGGCTAATCCGGCtcatcaaatgaaaatgaatttgCAGAATATATAAAGAGGTTGGATCGAGGTTGAATGGCTGTGTGCACGCATGTTTCCAGCATGTTGAAGATCTAGGCAGCAGAATTGTTCTGTGAAGCGTCTGGCAGCGTGTGAAGCGTGTTTCTGCATGAGGAGACACCAACTGCTAACCTTCTTTCAAAGGTCTGTCTGACCTTAGCGATGAACACGACGGCGAAGAAACTTGAATGTGACTGGAAGTGATTGCTTTTCAACTTTTGCTTTTCGTGGCCTTGTTTTTACTGTACACATTGAAATAGTTTGACCTGTTAAGTCAACTTCCTTCCTGCAACATATTAAACATGGCCCATTGACTGATGTTATGGCAATATGGCTTAATGGTCGTCTGTTACATTGCGTTTTCTTTGCTGTCTCCTGCAGAGCCGTCAGAAAATCTCCGTGAAATCCTTCAGAATGTGGCAAAACCACACGGTGTCAGCAATATGCGCAAATTGGGGCACCTGAACAACTTCATAAAGGTAATGAAGGTGGTGACGCTTTGGTTCTATGTGATGGTTGTCTTTACAAAAGGGAACTATTTTTTCCAAAGCTAATAATAAGAGGTGGTAGAACATAATGTGTTCCAGGCGTGGCGAGCTGGGCTCCTTCTCTGTTTCAGCCTCAtcatcagcttcttcttcttggggGTTTCTGCAAGCAGGCGTCGCTGTGCCCGTCACGGTGGCGCTGACAGTAACTGTAGCAGGAGCGCGCAGGATGCAGAAGCCCCCTGACAAATTACACATCAATGGGAGTATTCGGACTTTGAAACCTGAGATTTCTAATGAGAGACTCTTTCCCTCATTTTCCTCCCGCTCAAGCAGTGGAAACACGATAGTATAATGATCACTGCCAACGTGCGCTCCCCTCTAAACGCATGGCTGGTGTTTAGAGGGGAGCACATGTTTTACCTGTCCCATTtaaaggtggggggtgggtgtgaTGGGCGCATTTTTAATTCTTATTGTTGTcaaagaggaaaacagatgTTCTGTGATGGGGTTGGTGGCGTGACCTTTTCGTGGCTCCGACTGTGCGGCCTGGATGTGTTTCTCCGTGGGTGGGCGTGTAGCCGATGCAgcaggctgacctttgacccagccTTGCTGCCGAGGCCTCGGGTTCTCTATAAGAGTGGCAACGATCTCCCCTCAGTCTCCATGATGGGGGTCAGGCTACACCCATGGGTGACTAAAATATCGTTCAATTTGTCTGTGTTGTAGCTGCTCTGCAGCGTCAGCCACCGCGTGGAAAACATTGGGTTTACATATGAAGAAATCATCATTTGGTAAGTAGTGAACAGCTGTTAATTACTGATGTTAATTCTGTTGTGGATTagtatttctgtttgttttccacccTCAACC is a window of Takifugu flavidus isolate HTHZ2018 chromosome 5, ASM371156v2, whole genome shotgun sequence DNA encoding:
- the anxa1a gene encoding annexin A1a produces the protein MSLISAFLKQTIYMGMPDDSVLKREGTVVPAPNFSASGDAAVLDKAIKVKGVDEKTIIDILVKRSNEQRQQIKEAYQQSSGKPLEAALKNALKGDLEDVVLALLKTPAQYDAQQLKLAMKGIGTDEDTLIEILASRNNRELLDIKKAYKEEYKKDLEDDVRSDTSGDFRAVLLEILKASRTEVVCDQLIDSDARALYEAGEGRKGKDCATFIEILATRSFPHLRQVFDRYSKYSKVDVAKAIDLEMKGDIESCLTAIVKCTGSRPAFFAEKLNASMKGKGTRKNILTRIMVSRSEIDMKQIKEEYKKNYGKSLYMDILDDTKGDYEKILLALCGDS